In the Thermostichus vulcanus str. 'Rupite' genome, one interval contains:
- a CDS encoding o-succinylbenzoate synthase, whose translation MLTDLKFEFRPYQCPFRQPLLTHHGLWSVRKGILIRLTDTHSGLHRYGEIAPIPWFGSETLEQALEWCRQLPEQISVTHLFGIPDTLPACQFGFESAGLALQDPDGFHKDLSDLAFCGLLPAGEAALTEAGSLYEQGYRVLKWKIGVGEWQREWQVFTELINLIQQWPQDCRLRLDANGGLTDREAREWLTLCDQVNHHSPGRIEFLEQPLSPHHPTELLQLSQDYQTPIALDESVAQLSQFRALRRWPGILVVKPSLIGSRRAVQAEIDQHPGQDLVFSSALETLIGTWQGITLAGSLQAKTACPRALGWGVGSFFPTGDPLTLLRASAEERETLLQEVWDFYG comes from the coding sequence ATGCTGACTGATCTAAAGTTCGAGTTTCGCCCCTATCAATGCCCATTCCGACAGCCCTTACTCACCCACCACGGCCTCTGGTCTGTGCGGAAAGGGATCCTGATTCGCCTCACGGATACCCATTCAGGTCTCCACCGCTACGGTGAAATTGCCCCCATCCCCTGGTTTGGCAGCGAAACCCTGGAGCAAGCTCTGGAGTGGTGCCGGCAGTTACCCGAGCAGATTTCCGTGACGCACCTGTTCGGGATCCCAGACACTTTGCCCGCCTGCCAATTTGGGTTTGAATCGGCTGGGTTGGCCCTCCAGGATCCCGATGGGTTCCACAAAGATCTCTCCGATCTAGCCTTCTGTGGGCTACTTCCTGCCGGAGAGGCAGCCTTAACCGAAGCGGGATCCCTTTATGAACAGGGGTATCGGGTATTGAAGTGGAAAATTGGCGTTGGGGAGTGGCAGCGGGAATGGCAAGTGTTCACAGAGCTGATCAATTTGATCCAGCAGTGGCCCCAGGACTGTCGCCTCCGCTTGGATGCCAATGGGGGGTTGACCGATCGAGAGGCCCGCGAGTGGTTGACCCTTTGTGATCAGGTGAATCACCACAGCCCCGGACGCATCGAGTTTCTGGAACAACCCCTATCTCCCCATCACCCCACAGAACTCCTGCAACTGAGCCAAGACTACCAAACCCCGATTGCGCTGGATGAATCTGTCGCCCAACTCAGCCAATTCCGAGCGCTGCGCCGGTGGCCTGGTATCCTTGTGGTTAAACCCTCCCTGATCGGATCCCGTCGGGCTGTTCAGGCGGAGATCGACCAACATCCGGGACAGGATCTGGTGTTTTCTTCCGCCCTAGAAACCCTGATTGGCACCTGGCAGGGCATCACCTTGGCGGGATCCCTACAAGCCAAAACCGCTTGTCCGAGGGCTTTGGGCTGGGGGGTAGGCAGCTTTTTCCCCACAGGGGATCCCCTAACCCTGCTTAGAGCCTCAGCAGAGGAGCGAGAAACCTTATTGCAGGAGGTTTGGGATTTCTATGGCTAA
- the petG gene encoding cytochrome b6-f complex subunit V: MIEPILLGIVLGMVVVTLAGLFVAAYMQYQRGNKLGL, translated from the coding sequence GTGATCGAGCCGATTCTGTTGGGGATCGTTCTGGGAATGGTGGTGGTCACTTTGGCCGGGTTGTTTGTGGCGGCCTACATGCAGTACCAGCGCGGCAACAAGTTGGGTTTGTAA
- a CDS encoding hemolysin family protein — protein sequence MVNALFLAFLLLLSGACSGAETAITAMDNLRLESLIEEQGDPQGLYRLAQQQRSRLITTLLLVNNFVNIGIAALATTISIQWLGSQIGALAATVPTTIVVLLFGEVAPKSLAVSHPLGVFRWVVRPVHALSVLLRPFIQAFEWIVSKLFNLLELSPLTATASLKDLELLIDVLGQRGLLDWQKRRLFRGALALDMIQARDVAKPRVKMETISHDKTLQDVVKLCLETGYSRIPVQGESKDEIVGIIHLKQALRHLDQKGNGEVTKAMSPPFFVPDTKRISSLLKEMLRSRQHLGIVVDEFGGTTGLITLEDVLEELVGDIYDESDLSPLLLQRQRRQSSSASS from the coding sequence ATGGTTAATGCACTTTTCTTGGCCTTCTTGCTCCTCCTTTCAGGGGCCTGTTCTGGGGCAGAAACCGCCATCACGGCCATGGACAACCTGCGTTTGGAATCCCTAATCGAGGAACAAGGGGATCCTCAAGGTTTGTATCGCTTGGCCCAGCAGCAGCGCTCGCGGCTGATCACCACCCTGTTGCTGGTGAATAACTTCGTCAATATCGGCATTGCCGCCTTGGCGACGACGATTTCGATTCAATGGCTGGGATCCCAAATCGGGGCTCTGGCTGCCACAGTACCGACCACGATTGTGGTGCTCTTGTTCGGAGAGGTAGCACCCAAATCCTTGGCGGTTAGCCATCCCCTAGGGGTATTCCGTTGGGTGGTGCGGCCCGTACATGCCCTGTCGGTGTTGCTCCGCCCTTTTATTCAGGCGTTTGAGTGGATTGTCAGCAAGCTCTTTAACCTGCTGGAACTGTCCCCGTTGACGGCAACGGCTTCCCTCAAGGATCTGGAGCTATTAATTGATGTGTTGGGGCAGCGGGGACTGCTGGACTGGCAAAAACGGCGGTTGTTTCGGGGGGCCTTGGCTCTGGACATGATCCAGGCGCGGGATGTGGCCAAGCCGAGGGTGAAGATGGAGACAATCTCCCACGATAAAACCCTGCAGGATGTGGTGAAGCTATGCCTAGAGACGGGCTACTCCCGCATCCCGGTGCAGGGAGAATCTAAGGATGAAATTGTCGGGATCATTCATCTGAAGCAGGCTCTACGCCATCTCGATCAAAAGGGAAATGGGGAAGTGACCAAGGCCATGTCACCCCCCTTTTTTGTGCCGGATACCAAGCGCATCAGCTCGTTACTTAAAGAAATGCTGCGGTCTCGCCAACACCTGGGTATTGTGGTGGATGAGTTTGGCGGCACCACCGGCCTGATTACGCTGGAGGATGTCTTGGAGGAGTTGGTGGGCGATATTTACGATGAGAGCGATCTCTCCCCGCTGCTATTGCAGCGACAACGGCGGCAAAGTTCTTCCGCTTCCAGTTAG
- the phnE gene encoding phosphonate ABC transporter, permease protein PhnE — protein sequence MYPSSALDEIRIPDPPAQVRWARRVLWMIGLTLLVLMALCLLNISVDWNRVASGLQRNLTPLLRGFSRPSGAVFNLAVQRMFESFNMAVVGTTIGGILSFPLSFLASSSLLGSGRLAIPGKAFLAGIRTFPELLLGIIFVSSFGPGQLAGIMAVGINSIGFLGKVFADIIEGIDPGPSEALLATGASPLHVFRYAVIPQVLPEFLSTVLYRFEVNLRSSATLGLVGAGGVGVLLVQRIQFRRWEEISTILLVIVAFVIVVDTLSSFLRKKLV from the coding sequence ATGTACCCTTCTTCCGCTCTCGATGAAATCCGGATCCCGGATCCTCCCGCCCAAGTCCGCTGGGCTCGCCGAGTGCTTTGGATGATTGGGCTCACCTTGCTGGTACTCATGGCCCTGTGCCTACTCAACATTTCCGTGGATTGGAACCGAGTCGCCAGTGGTTTGCAACGGAACTTAACTCCTCTGCTACGGGGCTTTAGTCGTCCATCAGGGGCAGTTTTTAATTTGGCAGTGCAGCGGATGTTTGAGTCCTTCAATATGGCGGTGGTGGGTACCACAATTGGGGGCATTCTTTCTTTTCCACTGTCTTTCTTGGCGTCCTCCAGTTTGTTGGGATCCGGGCGCTTGGCCATTCCTGGAAAAGCTTTCTTAGCCGGGATCCGCACCTTTCCAGAATTGTTATTGGGCATTATTTTTGTCTCTTCCTTTGGGCCGGGACAATTAGCAGGAATCATGGCGGTAGGGATTAACTCGATTGGCTTTTTGGGGAAGGTCTTTGCCGATATTATTGAAGGGATCGATCCAGGCCCCAGTGAGGCCCTGTTGGCGACGGGAGCTTCTCCTTTGCATGTCTTTCGCTATGCGGTGATCCCACAGGTTCTACCTGAGTTTCTCTCGACAGTGCTGTATCGTTTTGAAGTGAATTTACGATCTTCTGCCACGTTGGGTTTGGTGGGAGCAGGTGGCGTGGGGGTATTGCTGGTGCAGCGTATTCAGTTTCGCCGTTGGGAAGAGATCTCTACTATTTTGTTGGTGATTGTTGCCTTTGTCATTGTGGTGGATACCTTGAGCAGTTTTTTGCGTAAGAAATTGGTGTAA
- a CDS encoding allophanate hydrolase-related protein, translating into MNQVQLAVNGTLMRGLALNRNLIQIGATFLREAQTAPCYRLWSIRDIYPGMVRVRQGGSTIALELWEIPALGLSQLLLQEPPGLSVGRILLSDGTEVLGILAEPYLCEGQVEITAWGGWRAYIGSLTKS; encoded by the coding sequence TTGAATCAAGTTCAGTTGGCAGTGAATGGCACCCTCATGCGGGGCTTGGCCTTAAATAGGAACCTGATCCAAATCGGCGCAACCTTTTTGCGAGAAGCCCAAACAGCCCCCTGTTACCGGCTTTGGTCGATTCGGGATATTTATCCAGGCATGGTGAGGGTGCGCCAAGGGGGATCCACAATTGCTTTGGAACTCTGGGAAATTCCCGCCCTCGGATTAAGTCAGCTGCTTCTGCAAGAGCCACCCGGCTTATCGGTAGGACGCATTCTGTTGTCAGATGGAACAGAAGTTTTAGGGATCTTAGCAGAACCCTATCTGTGCGAAGGACAGGTAGAAATTACGGCTTGGGGAGGTTGGCGAGCTTACATAGGAAGTCTAACAAAAAGTTGA
- a CDS encoding PH domain-containing protein: MAVREDVFFEGGPHSGDLVLNSFIGATLVGLPLFVGALVRKLWVHYRITNRRITVIGGWGGKERSDIIYSEIAKVVTVPRGWGAWGDMVLTLKDGSRLEMRALPRFREIYNYINERIDEKAKQVSGPIGKQKRPVKS, from the coding sequence ATGGCTGTGCGAGAGGATGTATTTTTTGAGGGTGGCCCTCATAGTGGCGATTTGGTGTTGAACTCTTTCATTGGAGCCACGCTTGTCGGTTTGCCTCTGTTTGTCGGGGCTTTGGTGCGCAAGCTTTGGGTGCACTATCGCATTACCAACCGCCGCATTACCGTGATCGGGGGCTGGGGAGGCAAGGAGCGCTCCGATATCATCTACAGCGAAATTGCCAAAGTGGTCACCGTGCCACGGGGCTGGGGAGCTTGGGGAGATATGGTACTTACCCTCAAGGATGGCAGCCGCTTGGAAATGCGGGCACTACCTCGATTCCGGGAAATTTACAACTACATCAACGAGCGGATTGATGAGAAAGCCAAACAGGTGAGTGGCCCGATCGGCAAGCAGAAGCGCCCCGTCAAATCCTGA
- a CDS encoding bifunctional pantoate--beta-alanine ligase/(d)CMP kinase → MHWLRTVTALREHVAAWRGSTVGLVPTMGSLHEGHLSLIRRCRQECEVTVVSIFVNPLQFGPAEDLERYPRNLEADRAMCEAAGVDAVFAPDPEEMWADQGSGADRTWVMPPDSLLKTLCAPHRPGHFRGVATIVLQLLHLVQPQRAYFGQKDAQQLAILQRMVEDLQLPVTLVPCPTVRDPDGLALSSRNQYLSTSERQVALGLYRALRRGYEHWRAGDPSAEGILAAAQAELSRYPQLQLQYLELVHPQTLQPLQRVDSQGLLAAAAYVGQTRLIDNLLLSVTQESAAQEKEAQPPEEPHPEGLAFPFGASAAPRRPLIAIDGPAGAGKSTVARAVAAQLHLLYLDTGAMYRAITWLALQRGIPLDDAEQLTQLAAQTQLSLKSGNSSVEPTRIWANGEEITQAIRSPEVTRWVSQVSAVPGVRQELVKRQRSMGRDGGAVLEGRDIGTHVFPDAELKVFLTASVEERAQRRQHQLQAQGQQVALEELEAQIQQRDRRDSERTISPLRPAPDAILIDTDHLSQSEVQDKIVMLYQQLLARSSTPRFDQ, encoded by the coding sequence ATGCACTGGCTGCGCACTGTTACTGCTTTGCGGGAGCACGTGGCTGCCTGGCGGGGATCCACAGTTGGGTTGGTACCCACCATGGGATCCCTGCACGAGGGCCATCTCAGCCTAATCCGGCGCTGCCGCCAGGAATGTGAGGTTACGGTCGTCAGCATTTTTGTCAATCCGCTGCAATTTGGCCCAGCCGAGGACTTGGAACGTTATCCCCGCAACCTAGAAGCGGATCGGGCTATGTGTGAGGCGGCTGGTGTTGATGCTGTATTTGCCCCAGATCCGGAGGAAATGTGGGCAGATCAGGGCAGCGGAGCCGATCGCACCTGGGTAATGCCGCCGGACTCGCTGTTGAAAACCTTGTGTGCGCCCCATCGCCCTGGCCATTTTCGTGGCGTGGCGACCATTGTGCTGCAACTGCTGCATTTGGTTCAGCCCCAACGAGCCTACTTTGGCCAAAAAGATGCCCAGCAATTGGCAATTCTTCAGCGTATGGTTGAGGATCTCCAGCTACCGGTTACCCTTGTGCCTTGCCCAACGGTGCGGGATCCCGATGGCTTGGCTCTGAGTTCCCGCAATCAGTATCTTTCCACTTCTGAGCGGCAGGTGGCCTTGGGGCTTTACCGAGCGTTGCGGCGGGGATACGAGCACTGGCGAGCGGGGGATCCCTCTGCGGAAGGGATCCTGGCTGCGGCCCAAGCCGAACTGAGCCGCTATCCACAGTTGCAACTGCAATATTTGGAATTGGTGCATCCACAAACCCTCCAACCTTTGCAACGCGTTGATTCCCAAGGGCTGCTGGCTGCTGCCGCCTATGTGGGGCAAACGCGCTTGATCGACAATCTGTTGCTGAGTGTCACTCAGGAAAGTGCTGCTCAGGAAAAGGAAGCCCAGCCCCCCGAAGAACCTCACCCAGAAGGGCTAGCATTTCCATTCGGTGCTTCTGCCGCCCCACGGCGCCCTTTGATCGCCATCGATGGTCCCGCTGGAGCTGGAAAATCGACAGTGGCCCGGGCCGTGGCTGCCCAACTGCACCTGTTGTATCTGGATACGGGGGCGATGTATCGGGCGATCACCTGGCTGGCCCTACAACGGGGGATCCCTCTGGATGATGCCGAACAACTGACCCAACTGGCTGCCCAAACCCAACTTTCCCTCAAAAGTGGCAACTCCTCGGTAGAACCCACCCGCATCTGGGCCAATGGAGAAGAAATTACGCAAGCAATCCGCTCGCCGGAGGTGACCCGCTGGGTGTCACAGGTTTCCGCGGTGCCAGGGGTGCGGCAGGAATTGGTGAAGCGGCAACGCAGCATGGGACGGGATGGAGGTGCTGTCTTGGAGGGGCGGGATATCGGCACCCATGTCTTTCCAGATGCGGAACTAAAGGTATTTTTAACGGCTTCGGTGGAAGAACGGGCCCAACGGCGACAACATCAGCTACAAGCCCAGGGGCAACAGGTGGCTTTGGAGGAGTTAGAAGCGCAAATCCAGCAGCGGGATCGCCGCGACAGCGAACGGACCATTTCCCCCCTGCGCCCCGCCCCCGATGCCATTTTGATCGATACTGATCACCTGAGCCAGTCGGAGGTTCAAGACAAGATCGTCATGCTTTACCAGCAGCTTTTGGCCCGCTCCAGTACACCGCGTTTTGACCAGTAA
- the thrC gene encoding threonine synthase — MVTLNPTHPPRLGGPQSQVRLWPGLIQHYREWLPVSAATPIVTLHEGNTPLIPSPALSQRLGRDCQVYLKLDGLNPTGSFKDRGMTMAVSKAKEAGAEAIICASTGNTSAAAAAFAAKGGMRAYVLIPDGYVAKGKLAQTLMYGAEIIAIKGNFDRALEMVRQISEHYPIALVNSVNRFRLEGQKTAAFEVVDALGDAPDWLCIPVGNAGNITAYWMGFSQYFQQGKATQRPRLHGFEAAGAAPIVLNRVVEHPETVATAIRIGNPASWVKAKASVQVSGGQVDSVTDEEILAAYRLLAAEEGVFCEPASAASVAGLLKWRDQVPVGARVVCVLTGNGLKDPDTATQQGQTQIHTGVEADPATVARLMGF; from the coding sequence ATGGTGACCCTGAACCCCACCCATCCCCCTCGCCTTGGTGGGCCACAGTCTCAAGTCCGACTTTGGCCTGGCCTGATCCAGCACTACCGGGAATGGCTCCCTGTCAGCGCTGCCACCCCTATTGTCACCTTGCATGAGGGCAATACTCCTCTGATCCCTTCTCCGGCTCTCAGTCAACGCCTTGGACGAGACTGTCAGGTGTATCTGAAGTTGGATGGTCTCAATCCCACCGGCAGCTTTAAGGATCGGGGCATGACCATGGCCGTCTCCAAGGCCAAAGAGGCAGGAGCAGAGGCCATCATTTGCGCCAGCACAGGCAATACCTCAGCCGCCGCTGCTGCTTTTGCTGCTAAAGGAGGGATGCGAGCTTATGTGTTGATCCCAGATGGCTACGTGGCCAAAGGCAAGCTGGCGCAAACTTTGATGTACGGCGCTGAGATCATCGCCATCAAGGGTAACTTCGACCGGGCTCTGGAAATGGTACGTCAGATCTCGGAACACTATCCGATTGCTCTGGTGAACTCCGTTAACCGCTTCCGGTTGGAAGGACAAAAAACGGCTGCTTTTGAAGTGGTGGATGCCCTTGGAGATGCCCCTGATTGGCTCTGTATTCCAGTGGGCAATGCCGGCAACATCACCGCCTACTGGATGGGGTTTAGCCAGTATTTTCAGCAGGGTAAGGCAACCCAACGACCCCGGTTACACGGCTTTGAGGCCGCCGGTGCAGCGCCCATTGTCTTGAATCGCGTCGTGGAGCACCCAGAAACCGTGGCCACTGCCATTCGCATTGGCAACCCCGCCAGTTGGGTGAAAGCGAAGGCGTCTGTGCAGGTGAGTGGTGGACAGGTAGATAGTGTTACCGATGAAGAGATCCTGGCTGCCTATCGCCTGTTGGCTGCGGAAGAAGGGGTCTTTTGTGAGCCTGCCAGTGCTGCTTCCGTCGCCGGATTGTTGAAATGGCGGGATCAGGTGCCGGTGGGGGCGCGGGTGGTGTGTGTACTGACGGGGAATGGCCTGAAAGATCCAGATACCGCCACCCAACAGGGACAAACCCAAATCCACACGGGAGTTGAGGCTGATCCGGCCACAGTCGCTCGCTTAATGGGCTTCTAG
- a CDS encoding Rqc2 family fibronectin-binding protein: MQPVDLTTLRALQADLTRSKENRDPLLPARLEWIQQTDLWTVILGLRTLKTRLCLLLCWHPQAARIHLCQPPAKGPDPFQFSQVLQRQLKGLALTELILLDEWERVVDCRFAPRPGDPPQRHLYLEVMGKYSNAVLVDEAGMILASGHGVSERQSRVRPVQPGLVYEAPPALMDPIPTLSEPFSQWQERVALIPGPISQRLFRSYRGLSRHLAEAMCVESGIPPQTPSDQLTTHAWQALFRMWQDWLTRLEQSHFEPVMTPTGYNVLGWTGQGDAAGKDPSAPKADLHQLLETYYQAQLERESFGRERHRLLQKLSSLLKKLYQRRQQFEAMLADSTQADNAKQAADLLMAHLHLWQPGMTHIELPDFATGQSIQIPLDPEKNAILNAQSYYRKHRKQKRAQEAVWPLLETVNQEILYLEQVESALQHLEPYRDPQDLSTLKEIEEELIQQHYLENPERISPKQTQPEPLTPHCFTSPSGFPIWVGRNNLQNDQLTFRLAQEQDWWFHAQEIPGSHVLLRLPPGAVAEPEDLQAAADLAAHFSRGRLSDQVPVVYTRPKQVFKPKGSPPGIVIYRQEQVLWGQPSRAATALLESNQSHHLSDVGTSVTSTSSPEEIGSLEGSGSGR, encoded by the coding sequence ATGCAACCTGTCGATCTAACCACCCTGCGGGCCCTGCAGGCGGATCTCACCCGGAGCAAGGAAAATCGGGATCCCCTATTGCCTGCTCGTTTGGAATGGATCCAACAGACGGATCTGTGGACGGTCATCCTGGGTCTGCGCACCCTTAAGACCCGTCTGTGTCTGTTGCTGTGTTGGCATCCGCAGGCGGCGCGGATTCACCTCTGCCAACCTCCTGCCAAAGGGCCGGATCCCTTTCAATTTAGCCAAGTCCTGCAACGGCAGCTGAAGGGCTTGGCCCTAACAGAGCTGATTTTGCTGGATGAGTGGGAACGGGTGGTGGATTGCCGCTTTGCCCCGCGACCTGGGGATCCGCCGCAACGTCATCTTTACCTAGAGGTGATGGGGAAATACAGCAATGCTGTCTTGGTGGATGAAGCCGGGATGATCTTGGCCAGCGGCCACGGGGTGAGTGAACGCCAGTCACGGGTGCGTCCGGTGCAGCCGGGTTTGGTTTACGAGGCTCCTCCTGCCCTCATGGATCCGATCCCAACCCTCTCAGAACCCTTTTCCCAATGGCAAGAACGGGTAGCCTTGATCCCTGGTCCCATCAGCCAACGGTTATTCCGTTCTTACCGGGGACTCAGTCGGCACTTGGCAGAAGCGATGTGTGTGGAGTCCGGGATCCCGCCGCAAACTCCTAGCGATCAACTGACGACACACGCCTGGCAAGCCTTGTTTCGGATGTGGCAAGACTGGCTCACTCGTCTGGAACAGAGCCATTTTGAACCGGTTATGACCCCTACCGGCTACAACGTTCTTGGCTGGACAGGTCAAGGAGATGCAGCAGGAAAGGATCCCTCAGCCCCGAAAGCAGATTTACACCAGCTGTTGGAGACCTACTACCAAGCTCAGTTGGAGCGTGAATCCTTTGGGCGAGAACGCCATCGGCTTCTGCAAAAACTCTCCAGCCTTCTGAAAAAACTCTATCAACGGCGCCAGCAGTTTGAAGCTATGCTTGCCGACTCAACCCAGGCGGACAACGCTAAGCAGGCGGCAGATCTGCTCATGGCTCACTTGCACCTTTGGCAACCGGGTATGACTCACATTGAACTGCCGGACTTTGCAACAGGGCAATCCATCCAGATCCCGCTTGACCCGGAGAAAAATGCCATTCTCAATGCCCAGTCCTATTACCGCAAGCACCGTAAGCAAAAACGTGCCCAAGAAGCCGTCTGGCCCCTACTGGAAACCGTCAACCAAGAAATTCTCTACCTGGAACAGGTGGAGTCCGCCCTGCAACATCTAGAACCCTACCGGGATCCCCAGGATCTCTCCACCCTTAAGGAGATCGAGGAAGAACTGATCCAACAGCACTACTTGGAAAATCCAGAGCGCATCTCTCCAAAGCAGACTCAACCGGAACCCCTTACCCCCCATTGCTTCACCAGTCCCAGTGGTTTCCCAATCTGGGTGGGACGCAACAACCTGCAAAATGATCAGCTCACCTTCCGCCTCGCCCAAGAGCAGGATTGGTGGTTTCATGCCCAAGAGATCCCGGGTAGCCATGTGTTACTGCGTTTGCCGCCTGGTGCTGTTGCCGAACCGGAAGATCTCCAGGCGGCTGCCGATTTGGCGGCTCATTTTAGTCGCGGTCGCCTCAGCGATCAGGTGCCAGTGGTCTATACCCGCCCCAAACAGGTTTTCAAACCCAAGGGATCCCCGCCGGGCATTGTCATTTATCGACAGGAACAGGTGCTGTGGGGTCAGCCGAGTCGCGCTGCCACAGCCTTACTAGAAAGTAATCAAAGTCATCATCTCTCCGACGTAGGAACTTCCGTCACTTCCACTTCAAGCCCAGAAGAGATTGGATCCCTAGAAGGGTCGGGATCAGGAAGGTAA
- a CDS encoding YraN family protein: MDPLPKRTTLQNTGDAGENWVRQYLGRQGWQILAQQWRCRWGELDLVAARAGVLAFVEVKTRSSGSWDQVGLLAVGILKQRRLIRAAQAFLSQHPHLSEWPCRFDVALVERRTSQEGTGYALVDYREGAFELY, from the coding sequence GTGGATCCCTTGCCCAAGCGAACTACCCTCCAGAATACAGGTGATGCCGGAGAGAACTGGGTGCGGCAATACCTGGGTCGGCAGGGTTGGCAGATCCTAGCTCAGCAGTGGCGCTGTCGTTGGGGGGAGTTGGATTTGGTCGCCGCTAGGGCAGGGGTACTGGCTTTTGTCGAGGTGAAAACCCGTAGCTCCGGTAGCTGGGATCAAGTTGGGCTTTTGGCGGTTGGGATCCTCAAACAGCGACGTTTGATTCGAGCTGCTCAAGCCTTTTTGAGCCAACATCCCCATCTGTCTGAGTGGCCTTGCCGCTTTGATGTTGCTTTGGTGGAACGTCGGACTTCTCAAGAGGGAACGGGCTACGCCTTGGTTGACTATCGGGAAGGAGCTTTTGAGCTTTATTGA